ttttttgtaaggggtaacatcatcaaaatttgcgaaaaattgaaaaatcctagaattcccaaacttgaatgcaaatcgattgggatttaaaaaacaaactcaacgaggtatgacattccatatttgggtaATTATTTCCGTTGTTTTGATCAAaatactaaatatatttagacaAAAAATCTGGGAAactatttttggcaaaaaactcaCGTTGGCTTGTTGGTGCTATCGGTGCGTTTTTGCACACGTTGCGAAATTAAAACTCCGTGTCCGTTCGTCGATCGTCTTCCGTGCGAGTGTGTAGACCTTATCGCAccgaatttgaattttcatcAAAACAAAGGAGCAGAGTGGCGTTGATAGTTCTACTATAGAACAGATTCCAGATTGATTTGCGCCATTTGATTTGGTTATTTTCGCTGGGAGAGTCCATTGGGAAGAGAGCATCGATTCTTGGCAACAATAAACCCGCATATATTGACAATTTAATTTCGAGTCCTCAGACGACAATCGCATTTGGAAATCTATCACCGGACATAACGTTATCCGTCCAGACGGCGCTGTTTCGATTTGAGATTTGAATAGCCTGTGGGGCCAATTAAGTCCCCAGATGGCTCTCGACTTTTTCTTTGGCTAGTCAAGCCATCATGAACCCGGGCGATAGCCCCCACCTCTCTAattcctcaaaaaaaaaaccaaaaacaatcCGGGAATCGTGGCGATCATTGGCTGTATGTGTGTTTTCTGGACATCtgttgcttttcttttttgcaaATATAATACAAATGAAGCTTTATTTTGAATTCTTAGCCCCAAAGTATGTTGCATATAAGCAATGGGGAGTGTAGAGGCCTATTTTGAGGAACCAGTGGcaccagtccatgttactcCAATcactaataataatacattaaaagacccttgttttattttggttatttatttgcttgctATTTGGATTACGTGTCACATATTTTACAAagtatacaaaaaatatttatgtatttatgtatatctCAAGGGTTGATAGCAGTGTTTAGTtgaacataaatattaaaatttaattgtttatacTTCAATATTATATGGTTTtgattcttaaaaaaaaaaaacacgaaaccCATTCACACCTAAATGCCTTTTGTGTAgtttgatgatgatgatgcacGCATAATCgttaaaatgtttgattgaATGAATAATTGATTGTTGCTGTGATTGTTGAACTGTGCTTTTGGTCTCCAGGGTGGCACACACGATCCACACCAAATGGATTATACCCCCAGATGGCATGCTCGTGTTTGCATATATGTTTAGAGTGTAGATTCGTTTAGATGACTCCATCGCTTTCTTTGTGCAGTAATTGCAACTCTACTTGCTAAAAGTTTATATAtcgtatatatgtgtatatgtattcgcatagtacatttattagcaaaaaaaaagggggctTGACCCGTGGgtcaggaaaaaaaaacacacttaACTCAATACTGATGTTTAGTACACATTAGATGTTTTCTAATTAGCATTAATTAGCTTTACTTACAGGCTACTAAGTATattttaatgtaataataataaattattaatcaAATATGCTTGGTTAGTGAGCAAGAAGGGCAGAGCGGGCGGGGCGGTATGTCGTATATTTGCATCGGGTGCATCCCCGAGCTGATGATTCAGTGTCCTGCCAGCTGGGCGGTCGGCCAGGCGATCTTGGCATCGATCCGCTTGTAGGCCAGCATGCAATGCTTTCCCTTGGCCGCCAATCGGGCATCCTGCGGACACTCTGCGTCCGTCAGCAGCGTCTCCTCGCCATCGACCAGCTTAAAGAGCGCATAGTCCTGCGGATTTGTGATGCGCGCCTTGTGCGCAATGATGCGGCACACTTCACGGGTGGTGGTGTGTGGTCGCACCGGAAGTGTCCTCGTTTGTAGGGATCCGTTGCACTCGTCCGGTATGATCACGCGCAGCACGCTGGAGCAGGCTGGAAGGCAGCTGGAGCGCCACTAAAAGCAGAGGTATATTGTTAGTCACTGCACAACTATTGGGGTTTTAGAGCGTGAGCTAAGTTTTCCATATTTTCATACCACAAGATCAAATCtaacttttcctttttgagTAAAATATTCTAGATCGCGAGTTGAACTGCTATGAACTACTGAACTGCTTGAACTATTAATACTGATGtatgaaaattatatttattgttttaatatgtactattaattaaatacaaaatccAATAGTCAATGTATATTTTATGTGGGTTATTAGCAACCAATGCATTATCTATTATCCTATGTATGAAGTCTAGATTCAAGGTACTTAGTAAGGAAACTCAGCTCATTTGTGATTGCTACTTACGTCCAGGGATCCGCTGCCGCTTTCCCCCTCGGACGCCATGAAGGTCTTGAGCACCTGGACAGCGCTGCAGAGGGCGGTCAGGTAGTAGCCCGGCTCCCCATTAAGCAGTGTCGGCTGGAGGAGGCCCCACATGAATTCCGCTTCGATCTCGGCGCCCACAAATCCGCACTTGGCCACCACATAGACCAGTACGGGCAGGAAGTCATCGGCGCCCAGCTGCTGGCCACGCGGACAGCCGGTGGCATCAAATACGGTCGAGATGACGCACAGGAAGAGCTCCAACTTGTCGAGCGGCAATTCGGCCTCCTGGAGGCGCCACAGCAGATTAGCGATGAGCCGCAGGGCAGCCTGTGATGGCGGCGTTACCGTGGGCCTGATGCCAAAGTCGGCAGCCTCCCGTTCGCAGGCGTAGCGTACATTTTGCGCCAACAATTGGATATCCTCGCTGCGCTGATAGTGATCGACGAAAATGCCATAGAGGTGCTCCCGCAACGGCAGCACCACCAACTGGTGCATCACCGTCTCCAGCATGGCGTCCAGGTTGAGGAACTCATCCGACTTGAGTCGCGCCCTCGCCGTCTCTAGTTCCGCATGGAACTTGCCCTCGCCATGCTTCACCAGATAGTTCTTCATGCCGCTCATGAACTGGCGCATATTTCGCATCACCACTTGTGGCGCCGCCTCCCGGGACTC
The DNA window shown above is from Drosophila melanogaster chromosome X and carries:
- the spri gene encoding sprint, isoform Q; its protein translation is MSWFRRSSRAPSVSRPHSPASLNQPHQNPTDQQHQRDMSKSLSWLDERCIERQEPEEFFHDPDHVRHYKEEAQFLSIMSEWEIIEHPPQSNYFSADFEEELLQQRTQLPISSLEDINHRDTTDMVKDKESKAEAKSKPKRKRKFLELLFVDNIQTGIALPQDENESPQRAPSSPTAVLCKKSRKSNSTNSIAIPSTIVATCPQQVLKDCRINRKQLKTEALASSIMGAIGKCPAGEDSMPGPLINEPDQCHPGHPRNKMSIQSSGPGDSLRAYTLQLAQDPSSTFARNIENFICCTKESREAAPQVVMRNMRQFMSGMKNYLVKHGEGKFHAELETARARLKSDEFLNLDAMLETVMHQLVVLPLREHLYGIFVDHYQRSEDIQLLAQNVRYACEREAADFGIRPTVTPPSQAALRLIANLLWRLQEAELPLDKLELFLCVISTVFDATGCPRGQQLGADDFLPVLVYVVAKCGFVGAEIEAEFMWGLLQPTLLNGEPGYYLTALCSAVQVLKTFMASEGESGSGSLDWRSSCLPACSSVLRVIIPDECNGSLQTRTLPVRPHTTTREVCRIIAHKARITNPQDYALFKLVDGEETLLTDAECPQDARLAAKGKHCMLAYKRIDAKIAWPTAQLAGH
- the spri gene encoding sprint, isoform P — translated: MAHIVECQALGLCLQSQSRRLYRRYRRGCECADEDFCQSRGCCRILRRLLRLLCELIAGHPRNKMSIQSSGPGDSLRAYTLQLAQDPSSTFARNIENFICCTKESREAAPQVVMRNMRQFMSGMKNYLVKHGEGKFHAELETARARLKSDEFLNLDAMLETVMHQLVVLPLREHLYGIFVDHYQRSEDIQLLAQNVRYACEREAADFGIRPTVTPPSQAALRLIANLLWRLQEAELPLDKLELFLCVISTVFDATGCPRGQQLGADDFLPVLVYVVAKCGFVGAEIEAEFMWGLLQPTLLNGEPGYYLTALCSAVQVLKTFMASEGESGSGSLDWRSSCLPACSSVLRVIIPDECNGSLQTRTLPVRPHTTTREVCRIIAHKARITNPQDYALFKLVDGEETLLTDAECPQDARLAAKGKHCMLAYKRIDAKIAWPTAQLAGH